The following coding sequences lie in one Quadrisphaera setariae genomic window:
- a CDS encoding CCA tRNA nucleotidyltransferase: protein MTDHADPTPDDSHPSPGGGGRRERSDAHLAAERRVLDDLARVAPAAAELGRRFAAAGHELALVGGSVRDALLSRLGGEGEFDLDFATSARPEQTERLLASWGSATWDAGRAFGTIGARRGPVVVEVTTYRSDVYDPESRKPVVAFGDTLDGDLSRRDFTVNAMALRLPDGVFEDPFGGLDDLAAGYLRTPVAAERSFDDDPLRMMRGARFAAQLGFDLAPEALAAASAMAERLSIVSAERVQAELVKLLRAVDPVPGLRVLVDAGLAAVVLPELPALQLEVDEHHRHKDVYEHSLTVLRQAIELEPQYELDTDGPDVVLRLAALLHDIGKPPTRRFEPGGGVSFHHHEVVGAKMTARRLKALKFDKETTKQVARLVELHLRFHGYGGGQWTDSAVRRYVTDAGPLLPRLHALTRADSTTRNKRRADQLQRTYDELEVRIAAIREQEQLDAVRPELDGAAIMRLLGIKPGPVVGRAYKHMLQVRLDDGILGEDAAREQLLRWWAEQPESQTPDA from the coding sequence GTGACCGACCACGCAGACCCGACCCCGGACGACAGCCACCCCTCCCCCGGTGGCGGAGGGCGTCGGGAGCGCTCGGACGCCCACCTCGCCGCTGAGCGCCGCGTGCTCGACGACCTCGCCCGGGTGGCTCCCGCGGCCGCCGAGCTGGGCCGCCGCTTCGCCGCCGCCGGCCACGAGCTGGCCCTCGTCGGCGGCTCCGTGCGCGACGCCCTGCTGTCCCGCCTGGGCGGTGAGGGCGAGTTCGACCTCGACTTCGCCACCTCCGCGCGCCCCGAGCAGACCGAGCGGCTCCTGGCCTCCTGGGGCAGCGCCACGTGGGACGCCGGCCGCGCCTTCGGCACCATCGGCGCCCGGCGCGGCCCCGTGGTGGTGGAGGTGACCACCTACCGCTCCGACGTCTACGACCCGGAGAGCCGCAAGCCCGTCGTCGCGTTCGGCGACACCCTCGACGGCGACCTCTCCCGCCGCGACTTCACCGTCAACGCCATGGCGCTGCGCCTCCCCGACGGCGTCTTCGAGGACCCCTTCGGCGGGCTCGACGACCTCGCCGCCGGCTACCTGCGCACCCCCGTCGCCGCCGAGCGCTCCTTCGACGACGACCCGCTGCGCATGATGCGCGGCGCCCGCTTCGCCGCCCAGCTCGGGTTCGACCTCGCACCCGAGGCGCTCGCGGCCGCCTCGGCCATGGCCGAGCGGCTCTCCATCGTGTCCGCGGAGCGGGTCCAGGCGGAGCTGGTGAAGCTGCTGCGCGCCGTCGACCCCGTACCGGGGCTGCGGGTGCTGGTCGACGCCGGCCTGGCGGCCGTGGTGCTGCCGGAGCTGCCGGCCCTGCAGCTGGAGGTGGACGAGCACCACCGCCACAAGGACGTCTACGAGCACTCCCTCACGGTGCTGCGCCAGGCCATCGAGCTGGAGCCGCAGTACGAGCTCGACACCGACGGACCCGACGTGGTGCTGCGCCTGGCGGCCCTCCTGCACGACATCGGCAAGCCGCCGACGCGGCGCTTCGAGCCCGGGGGCGGCGTGAGCTTCCACCACCACGAGGTGGTCGGCGCCAAGATGACGGCCCGTCGGCTGAAGGCGCTGAAGTTCGACAAGGAGACCACCAAGCAGGTGGCCCGGCTCGTGGAGCTGCACCTGCGGTTCCACGGGTACGGCGGCGGGCAGTGGACCGACTCGGCGGTGCGCCGCTACGTCACGGACGCCGGCCCGCTGCTCCCCCGCCTGCACGCGCTCACGCGCGCTGACTCCACCACGCGCAACAAGCGCCGCGCCGACCAGCTCCAGCGCACCTACGACGAGCTCGAGGTCCGCATCGCCGCCATCCGCGAGCAGGAGCAGCTCGACGCGGTCCGCCCCGAGCTGGACGGCGCCGCCATCATGCGGCTGCTCGGCATCAAGCCCGGTCCGGTGGTGGGCCGCGCCTACAAGCACATGCTCCAGGTGCGCCTCGATGACGGGATCCTCGGCGAGGACGCCGCGCGCGAGCAGCTGCTCCGGTGGTGGGCCGAGCAGCCCGAGTCACAGACGCCTGACGCCTGA
- a CDS encoding putative bifunctional diguanylate cyclase/phosphodiesterase, whose protein sequence is MSRARAVPLQLVPDLGAGAPGPAPRADDVVVPVEPSPSPTVVDRWDRSPCPQLVLDPTATTVLAANQTFWDWTGLERPAVLGTSFARLLPVGDRILWSTHCLPKLEAAGRVDEISVEVVGSGGQRRAAFLTASRSGAGLDEHVLVALFGAAERRRYEEDLLASKRRAEASEAQRARAEARLQHLAEHDSVTGLLNRRGLHAALLASLASGETAAGPAGAADSTTRRLVVFFIDLDGFKQVNDSTGHAGGDALLAKVAERLRATVRPEAALARFAGDEFVLLDAMPAGGEGAVLEEVCQRILAALAQPVVISGVEVVVSASIGVARAADCAAPAGAVGPEEQAEALLHRADAAMYAVKRGGRGGWRIHDPGASDPAADRLRLLEQLRHGIADGQLRLHHQPRVDLASGRTTGVEALVRWQHPERGLLPPAEFIEVAEESGLVRELGAWVLEAAVAQAAAWNASGRSLEVSVNVSARQLADPDLSSTVATALARHGVPASQLVLEITETALMLDPVAAATTLRRLADLGTRIAVDDFGTGYASLTYLRRFPVHELKVDKSFVDGVARDSGDRAIVATCLQLAHALGLTSVAEGVETREQRDALAELGCHVVQGYLFGRPVPAELLAP, encoded by the coding sequence ATGAGCAGAGCGCGGGCGGTCCCGCTCCAGCTGGTGCCGGACCTCGGAGCGGGAGCGCCTGGCCCCGCCCCGCGCGCTGACGACGTGGTGGTCCCCGTGGAACCGTCTCCTTCGCCCACCGTCGTCGACCGCTGGGACAGGTCGCCGTGCCCCCAGCTGGTGCTCGACCCCACGGCGACCACGGTGCTCGCTGCCAACCAGACCTTCTGGGACTGGACCGGGCTGGAGCGCCCCGCAGTGCTGGGGACCTCCTTCGCCCGCCTGCTGCCCGTCGGCGACCGCATCCTGTGGTCCACCCACTGCTTGCCGAAGCTCGAGGCCGCTGGACGCGTGGACGAGATCTCCGTGGAGGTCGTCGGGAGCGGTGGCCAGCGGCGAGCCGCCTTCCTGACTGCGTCGCGCAGCGGTGCCGGACTCGATGAGCACGTGCTCGTGGCCCTGTTCGGAGCGGCGGAGCGGCGCCGGTACGAAGAGGACCTCCTCGCCTCGAAGCGCCGCGCCGAGGCCTCCGAGGCCCAGCGAGCACGCGCTGAGGCGCGCCTGCAGCACCTGGCCGAGCACGACTCCGTCACCGGGCTGCTCAACCGCCGTGGCCTGCACGCCGCGCTCCTGGCGTCGCTCGCCAGCGGCGAGACCGCGGCGGGGCCGGCGGGAGCGGCGGACTCGACCACGCGCCGGCTGGTGGTCTTCTTCATCGACCTCGACGGCTTCAAGCAGGTCAACGACAGCACCGGCCACGCCGGTGGCGATGCGCTGCTCGCGAAGGTCGCCGAGCGCCTGCGCGCCACCGTGCGCCCAGAGGCCGCGCTCGCGCGCTTCGCAGGTGACGAGTTCGTGCTGCTCGACGCGATGCCCGCCGGTGGGGAGGGGGCCGTCCTGGAGGAGGTCTGCCAGCGCATCCTCGCAGCCCTGGCCCAGCCGGTGGTCATCAGCGGTGTCGAGGTGGTCGTCTCAGCGAGCATCGGCGTAGCGCGTGCGGCGGACTGCGCTGCGCCGGCAGGGGCCGTCGGCCCGGAGGAGCAGGCCGAGGCCCTGCTGCACCGCGCGGACGCGGCGATGTACGCCGTGAAGCGCGGTGGCCGCGGCGGATGGCGGATCCACGACCCCGGTGCCTCGGACCCCGCGGCCGACCGCCTGCGCCTGCTGGAGCAGCTGAGGCACGGCATCGCCGACGGCCAGCTGCGCCTGCACCACCAGCCACGGGTCGACCTGGCCAGCGGACGCACCACCGGGGTGGAGGCGCTCGTCCGCTGGCAGCACCCCGAGCGCGGTCTGCTGCCCCCGGCCGAGTTCATCGAGGTGGCCGAGGAGTCCGGCCTGGTCCGAGAGCTGGGCGCCTGGGTGCTCGAGGCGGCCGTCGCACAGGCCGCCGCGTGGAACGCGTCCGGGCGGAGCCTGGAGGTCAGCGTCAACGTCTCGGCCCGGCAGCTCGCTGACCCCGACCTGTCCTCGACCGTGGCCACCGCTCTGGCCCGGCACGGCGTGCCCGCCTCCCAGCTGGTGCTGGAGATCACCGAGACCGCCCTGATGCTGGACCCCGTCGCCGCCGCCACCACGCTGCGCCGCCTCGCCGACCTGGGCACGCGGATCGCTGTGGACGACTTCGGGACCGGGTACGCCAGCCTCACCTACCTCCGCCGCTTCCCGGTGCACGAGCTGAAGGTCGACAAGTCCTTCGTCGACGGGGTGGCGCGGGACTCTGGCGACCGCGCGATCGTCGCGACCTGCCTCCAGCTGGCGCACGCCCTCGGGCTCACCAGCGTGGCGGAGGGCGTCGAGACCCGCGAACAGCGGGACGCCCTGGCAGAGCTGGGGTGCCACGTCGTCCAGGGCTACCTGTTCGGGCGCCCGGTGCCGGCCGAGCTGCTGGCGCCCTGA
- a CDS encoding MFS transporter — MSGDTAPSGAQGRQRSTAATSGLLAGAAAVFRAPGARRLVMVRLLGQAGDGVLQAALASFVLLSPERAASPAAIAGAMAVLLLPFTIVGPWAAAVLDRFRRRQVLVVASAARAALAAAAALAVVAGPPVAVLVVALAYLSVNRLLLAALSASLPRVLPARDLVAANAVVPTAGSATALAAGALALAVHPLVGLGDDGDARLLLATVLLCAAACGVALRIGRDELGPGAEDVAQHTRPERDLVGALRHLRERRTAGRALLLIGAHRLGYGVALVLSLLYARTAVSGGPSTSAAAAGSTGGTSGLLAATALVGAVTLSSGLGFALAAALTPVAAKRLGPQRWAVVAAAASAAAPLALVTAPGATALVVAAGVLGLTAQSVKISVDTLVQTGVDDGFRGRVFVLYDVLTNAATVAAAGLAALVLPVDGYSAPVLAALAVWWVAVAALSATSSRRATRAA; from the coding sequence ATGAGCGGTGACACGGCCCCCTCAGGGGCACAGGGCCGCCAGCGGTCGACGGCTGCGACGTCGGGTCTGCTCGCCGGAGCGGCCGCGGTCTTCCGCGCCCCGGGCGCGCGTCGCCTCGTGATGGTGCGCCTGCTGGGGCAGGCCGGCGATGGCGTGCTGCAGGCGGCGCTGGCGTCCTTCGTGCTGCTCTCCCCCGAGCGGGCCGCCTCTCCCGCCGCCATCGCGGGAGCCATGGCGGTGCTGCTCCTGCCCTTCACGATCGTCGGGCCGTGGGCCGCGGCCGTGCTCGACAGGTTCCGCCGCCGCCAGGTGCTCGTGGTGGCGTCGGCAGCTCGCGCCGCGCTCGCCGCGGCAGCGGCGCTCGCCGTGGTCGCCGGCCCACCGGTGGCGGTGCTCGTGGTGGCCCTGGCCTACCTCTCCGTGAACCGCCTGCTGCTCGCCGCGCTGTCAGCCTCGCTGCCGCGGGTGCTGCCGGCGCGCGACCTCGTGGCCGCCAACGCCGTCGTCCCGACCGCGGGCAGCGCCACCGCGCTGGCCGCCGGGGCGCTGGCCCTGGCCGTGCACCCCCTCGTCGGGCTGGGCGACGACGGCGACGCTCGCCTCCTGCTGGCCACCGTGCTGCTGTGCGCGGCAGCGTGTGGCGTCGCGCTGCGCATCGGGCGAGACGAGCTCGGCCCCGGAGCGGAGGACGTCGCCCAGCACACCCGACCCGAGCGCGACCTCGTGGGAGCACTGCGCCACCTGCGCGAGCGCCGGACGGCGGGGCGGGCGCTGCTCCTGATCGGCGCCCACCGCCTGGGGTACGGCGTCGCGCTGGTGCTGTCGCTGCTGTACGCGCGGACCGCCGTCAGCGGGGGCCCCTCCACCAGCGCGGCGGCCGCCGGTTCCACGGGCGGCACCTCCGGTCTGCTCGCCGCGACGGCGCTCGTAGGTGCGGTGACGCTGTCGTCGGGGCTGGGGTTCGCACTCGCTGCAGCTCTGACACCGGTGGCCGCGAAGCGGCTGGGACCGCAGCGGTGGGCGGTGGTCGCAGCCGCGGCCTCGGCGGCCGCTCCCCTGGCCCTGGTGACCGCCCCGGGCGCGACGGCTCTCGTGGTGGCCGCTGGCGTCCTCGGACTGACGGCACAGAGCGTGAAGATCTCCGTGGACACCCTCGTGCAGACCGGCGTGGACGACGGCTTCCGCGGCCGGGTGTTCGTGCTCTACGACGTGCTGACCAACGCGGCGACCGTCGCGGCCGCCGGCCTCGCCGCGCTGGTGCTCCCCGTGGACGGCTACTCCGCACCGGTGCTCGCGGCGCTCGCCGTGTGGTGGGTGGCGGTGGCGGCGCTCAGCGCGACCTCGAGCCGCCGGGCCACCCGCGCGGCCTGA
- a CDS encoding PadR family transcriptional regulator: MARGSDALTIAVLGLLDDAPLHGYELRKRIDLVIGPLRRRISFGSLYPALRSMEERGWITQSSPTTATPPLAGKRSRVVYQLTDAGRAQLRSLLANSGPATWEDEQFDVHFAFFGSTDPATRLRILEGRRTRVVERLERVSAAGASARADSWSAELHRHTTDSLERELRWLDELVERERSSGSGPGAPTRSPHAPPPSPSARPSADGTGPASTTSQPSGQLSSNQ; the protein is encoded by the coding sequence GTGGCACGAGGCTCCGACGCGCTCACCATCGCCGTCCTCGGGCTCCTCGACGACGCCCCCCTGCACGGCTACGAGCTGCGCAAGCGGATCGACCTCGTCATCGGACCGCTGCGGCGTCGCATCTCCTTCGGCAGCCTCTACCCGGCCCTGCGCTCCATGGAGGAGCGCGGCTGGATCACGCAGAGCTCGCCCACCACCGCCACGCCGCCGCTCGCCGGCAAGCGCAGCCGCGTCGTCTACCAGCTCACCGACGCCGGCCGGGCCCAGCTCCGCTCGCTGCTCGCCAACTCCGGGCCGGCGACGTGGGAGGACGAGCAGTTCGACGTCCACTTCGCCTTCTTCGGCAGCACCGACCCCGCCACACGGCTGCGCATCCTCGAGGGGCGCCGCACCCGCGTGGTCGAGCGGCTCGAGCGCGTGAGCGCCGCAGGCGCCAGCGCCCGGGCGGACAGCTGGTCCGCGGAGCTGCACCGCCACACCACCGACTCCCTGGAGCGGGAGCTGCGCTGGCTCGACGAGCTCGTCGAGCGGGAGCGCAGCTCCGGGTCCGGGCCCGGGGCTCCGACCAGGTCCCCGCACGCACCGCCGCCCTCCCCCTCCGCGCGACCCAGCGCTGACGGGACGGGACCGGCCAGCACCACCAGCCAGCCGTCCGGCCAGCTGTCGTCCAACCAGTGA
- a CDS encoding inositol-3-phosphate synthase, which produces MGSIRVAVVGVGNCAASLIQGVEYYKDAADDATVPGLMHVRFGEYHIRDIEFVAAFDVDAKKVGFDLSEAIFNSENNTIKISDVPPMGVPVQRGVTHDGLGKYYRETIEESDAEPVDVVQALKDARVDVLVCYLPVGSEDAAEFYAQCAIDAKVGFVNALPVFIASDPEWAQKFTDAGVPIVGDDIKSQIGATITHRALMRLFEDRGVIVDRTYQLNVGGNMDFKNMLERDRLESKKISKTQAVTSNVDHDLGKRNVHIGPSDYVEWLDDRKWAYVRMEARNFGDVPLNMEYKLEVWDSPNSAGVIIDALRAAKIGLDRGIGGPLTSPSSYFMKSPPVQKRDDKAKDDVEAFIAGTNER; this is translated from the coding sequence ATGGGCTCCATCCGCGTCGCCGTCGTGGGCGTCGGCAACTGCGCCGCGTCCCTGATCCAGGGCGTCGAGTACTACAAGGACGCCGCGGACGACGCGACCGTCCCCGGCCTGATGCACGTCCGCTTCGGCGAGTACCACATCCGCGACATCGAGTTCGTGGCCGCGTTCGACGTGGACGCCAAGAAGGTCGGCTTCGACCTCTCCGAGGCCATCTTCAACTCGGAGAACAACACCATCAAGATCTCCGACGTGCCCCCCATGGGCGTGCCGGTGCAGCGCGGTGTCACGCACGACGGCCTCGGCAAGTACTACCGCGAGACCATCGAGGAGTCTGACGCCGAGCCGGTCGACGTGGTGCAGGCGCTCAAGGACGCCCGCGTCGACGTCCTGGTCTGCTACCTGCCCGTCGGTTCCGAGGACGCCGCGGAGTTCTACGCGCAGTGCGCCATCGACGCCAAGGTCGGCTTCGTCAACGCCCTGCCGGTGTTCATCGCCTCCGACCCGGAGTGGGCGCAGAAGTTCACCGACGCCGGTGTGCCGATCGTCGGTGACGACATCAAGAGCCAGATCGGCGCGACCATCACGCACCGCGCGCTGATGCGCCTCTTCGAGGACCGCGGCGTCATCGTCGACCGGACGTACCAGCTGAACGTCGGCGGCAACATGGACTTCAAGAACATGCTCGAGCGCGACCGCCTCGAGTCGAAGAAGATCTCCAAGACGCAGGCCGTGACGAGCAACGTCGACCACGACCTCGGCAAGCGCAACGTCCACATCGGCCCGAGCGACTACGTCGAGTGGCTCGACGACCGCAAGTGGGCCTACGTGCGCATGGAGGCCCGCAACTTCGGCGACGTGCCCCTGAACATGGAGTACAAGCTCGAGGTCTGGGACTCCCCGAACTCGGCCGGCGTCATCATCGACGCGCTGCGCGCCGCGAAGATCGGCCTGGACCGCGGCATCGGCGGCCCGCTGACCTCGCCGTCGTCGTACTTCATGAAGTCGCCGCCGGTGCAGAAGCGCGACGACAAGGCCAAGGACGACGTCGAGGCCTTCATCGCCGGCACCAACGAGCGCTGA
- a CDS encoding NUDIX hydrolase, with product MAPGDRRPTPGRRRRDDGRDGGRPGQRPSERGGRTPWRGGGRTVEEVSAGGIVVETSTGEARAALIARLNRAGRLEWCLPKGHLEGAETPQEAAVREVAEETGITGVVVGELGTIDYWFSAEGRRIHKTVHHYLLEATGGAISVDGDPDAEAVEAAWVPVTQLGQRLAFSNERRIARAASALLASGG from the coding sequence ATGGCCCCAGGCGATCGTCGTCCGACGCCGGGACGGCGTCGTCGCGACGACGGTCGCGACGGCGGCAGGCCGGGCCAGCGGCCCTCCGAACGGGGTGGTCGGACCCCGTGGCGCGGCGGTGGCCGCACCGTGGAGGAGGTCTCAGCGGGCGGCATCGTCGTGGAGACCTCCACCGGCGAGGCCCGCGCGGCGCTCATCGCGCGGCTGAACCGCGCCGGGCGCCTCGAGTGGTGCCTGCCCAAGGGGCACCTGGAGGGCGCCGAGACGCCCCAGGAGGCGGCCGTCCGCGAGGTGGCCGAGGAGACCGGCATCACCGGCGTGGTGGTGGGGGAGCTCGGCACCATCGACTACTGGTTCTCCGCGGAGGGCCGGCGCATCCACAAGACCGTCCACCACTACCTGCTCGAGGCCACGGGGGGAGCGATCAGCGTGGACGGCGACCCCGACGCGGAGGCCGTCGAGGCGGCCTGGGTGCCCGTCACCCAGCTCGGGCAGCGGCTGGCGTTCTCCAACGAGCGCCGGATCGCGCGCGCCGCGAGCGCGCTGCTCGCCAGCGGTGGGTGA
- a CDS encoding DUF6049 family protein, whose protein sequence is MVRRGIRSRPSSRRLAVVVGTAAVALGPVAVAAPAAAAPLTAPGPALASVASVVGPSGIAVDLEQMGAGAALTPGSQLVVRVQVTNTSTTALTGARARLFVNSPVLSSRAALDAWASGEGVQGGDRFSGVDGAEQPVGRSLEPGESTEVDFTVDADQLQLGADFGPRGVTVDVIDSSLQRLAALRSFVVWAPQGASQVTAPLTVVAPVTAGAPDVGTGQLPEQRVEDQLGRLRDLLPAMSLQSTSLVVDPALLGPFAQPAQEQSSTATGSASSQGATPSSSASASASAAASPTAGSAASTPATASTADPTSAGGTGDAPELTTGTADETSPDLQAWLDVLRARTGGRAVVLPHGDTDVVATGAAGTSDLLALAVSQSRAALDGDDDQALLWPADLGTATPQPLVTESAAAARSAGGSGPGPAVLVDARSVPGAVSDRGTGPSTATLATRTADGSTATATGVLVDAAASSLLTSAAADGSQVDPSEATARLLADTAVSASAGGGVVLALPRDWDADPSAMATVLGPVSSAPWVRATSLPDLLATPPTAAAFDVSQARALSAEPGPTGTPLSAGGLNDAQSAVAAARTVAPVVQDPTGRQELLAPVERRATAAAGLGWREDLQGWQQGVDELGETATRLRSALQIVKRSTTTVISSRVNLPVNVSNSLTQPATVLVHLRSGNLRLIPRDPVQLTIAPGATQPAQIPVKAAASGDTSVTVYLTDTAGNQIGTPMDLRVRVRADWEGRGVAIAAGVAGLVFVGGVVRTVLRVRRRPAPPVVRSAEEADPDGPPTRRPEESTRG, encoded by the coding sequence GTGGTGCGGAGGGGCATCCGGTCCCGTCCGTCGTCGCGGCGGCTCGCGGTCGTCGTCGGCACCGCTGCGGTGGCTCTGGGGCCGGTCGCCGTCGCGGCGCCCGCAGCCGCCGCGCCCCTGACGGCCCCGGGACCAGCGCTGGCGTCCGTCGCCTCGGTGGTGGGTCCCAGCGGCATCGCCGTGGACCTGGAGCAGATGGGCGCCGGTGCCGCGCTCACGCCGGGGTCGCAGCTGGTGGTCCGGGTGCAGGTCACCAACACGAGCACCACCGCGCTGACCGGTGCCCGGGCGCGGCTCTTCGTCAACTCCCCGGTGCTCTCCAGCCGTGCCGCGCTCGACGCGTGGGCGTCGGGTGAGGGCGTGCAGGGAGGGGACAGGTTCTCCGGCGTCGACGGCGCCGAGCAGCCGGTGGGACGGTCGCTGGAGCCGGGGGAGAGCACGGAGGTCGACTTCACCGTGGACGCCGACCAGCTCCAGCTGGGCGCGGACTTCGGACCGCGGGGCGTCACCGTGGACGTCATCGACTCCTCCCTGCAGCGCCTCGCGGCCCTGCGCTCCTTCGTGGTGTGGGCGCCCCAGGGCGCCTCACAGGTGACCGCTCCCCTGACGGTGGTGGCTCCGGTCACCGCCGGGGCACCCGACGTGGGCACGGGGCAGCTGCCCGAACAGCGCGTGGAGGACCAGCTCGGCCGGCTGCGCGACCTGCTGCCAGCCATGTCCCTGCAGTCGACGAGCCTCGTGGTCGACCCCGCCCTGCTCGGCCCGTTCGCCCAGCCGGCCCAGGAGCAGAGCTCCACCGCCACCGGGAGCGCCAGCAGCCAGGGGGCCACGCCGAGCAGCAGCGCCAGCGCCTCCGCGAGCGCCGCTGCGTCGCCCACCGCCGGCAGCGCTGCGAGCACCCCGGCGACGGCGAGCACTGCGGACCCGACGTCCGCGGGTGGCACGGGCGACGCCCCCGAGCTCACGACCGGAACGGCCGACGAGACCTCGCCCGACCTCCAGGCGTGGCTCGACGTGCTCCGCGCGCGCACCGGGGGCAGGGCGGTGGTGCTGCCGCACGGCGACACCGACGTGGTGGCCACCGGCGCCGCGGGCACCAGCGACCTGCTCGCGCTGGCCGTCTCCCAGTCGCGCGCCGCGCTGGACGGCGACGACGACCAGGCCCTGCTGTGGCCGGCGGACCTCGGCACCGCCACCCCGCAGCCGCTGGTCACCGAGTCCGCCGCCGCGGCGCGCAGCGCAGGGGGGTCTGGCCCGGGCCCGGCGGTGCTGGTGGACGCGAGGTCCGTGCCGGGAGCGGTGTCAGACCGGGGGACCGGCCCCTCGACGGCGACGCTGGCCACGCGGACCGCCGACGGCAGCACCGCCACGGCCACCGGGGTGCTCGTGGACGCCGCTGCCTCGTCGCTGCTGACGTCGGCCGCTGCTGACGGCTCCCAGGTGGACCCCTCCGAGGCGACCGCCCGGCTCCTCGCCGACACCGCGGTGTCGGCGTCGGCCGGGGGCGGCGTGGTGCTCGCCCTCCCCCGCGACTGGGACGCGGACCCCTCGGCGATGGCGACCGTGCTCGGTCCGGTCAGCTCCGCTCCCTGGGTGCGGGCGACCTCCCTGCCCGACCTCCTCGCCACCCCGCCCACCGCGGCCGCCTTCGACGTGTCGCAGGCGCGGGCGCTGTCGGCGGAGCCGGGTCCCACGGGGACGCCCCTGTCGGCAGGAGGGCTCAACGACGCGCAGAGCGCGGTGGCCGCGGCCCGGACCGTGGCGCCCGTCGTGCAGGACCCGACGGGCCGCCAGGAGCTGCTGGCTCCGGTGGAGCGCAGGGCCACCGCCGCCGCCGGGCTCGGGTGGCGCGAGGACCTGCAGGGCTGGCAGCAGGGGGTCGACGAACTGGGCGAGACGGCCACGCGGTTGCGCAGTGCACTGCAGATCGTCAAGAGGAGCACCACCACGGTGATCTCCTCACGGGTCAACCTGCCCGTCAACGTGAGCAACTCGCTGACGCAGCCGGCCACCGTCCTCGTGCACCTGCGCTCGGGGAACCTGCGCCTCATCCCCCGCGATCCGGTGCAGCTGACCATCGCTCCCGGGGCGACGCAGCCCGCGCAGATCCCCGTGAAGGCCGCGGCGAGCGGCGACACGTCCGTGACGGTCTACCTCACCGACACCGCGGGCAACCAGATCGGGACGCCCATGGACCTCCGCGTCCGCGTCCGCGCCGACTGGGAGGGCCGGGGCGTGGCGATCGCCGCCGGTGTCGCGGGCCTCGTCTTCGTCGGCGGGGTGGTGCGCACCGTCCTGCGCGTCCGCCGACGCCCCGCTCCCCCCGTGGTGCGCTCCGCCGAGGAGGCGGACCCCGACGGCCCACCCACCCGACGTCCCGAGGAGTCCACCCGTGGCTGA
- a CDS encoding alpha/beta fold hydrolase has protein sequence MASAEVLERHRVTEHGDPDGPVLLLAHGFGAGQAAWSRLLPHFPHHRVITFDHLGSGSTDVAVFDHERHSTLTGYAEDVLDVCGALDLEGVTFVGHSVSSMIGVLAAASAPERFSSLVLVAPSPRYVDDPSTDYVGGFSLEDITELLASLDSNYYAWSAAMAPVVMGTPGAPELGGELTESFLGTHPDAAHTFARAIFLSDTRAVLPRVSAPALVLQCRHDALAPEQVGRSTAEALPAGELVHLDATGHCPHISAPAETAAAVHRFLGALEVRQTSAA, from the coding sequence CTGGCCTCGGCGGAGGTGCTGGAGCGCCACCGGGTCACCGAGCACGGTGACCCGGACGGACCCGTCCTGCTCCTGGCCCACGGCTTCGGCGCCGGCCAGGCGGCCTGGAGCCGGCTGCTCCCCCATTTCCCCCACCACCGCGTCATCACCTTCGACCACCTCGGCTCGGGGTCCACGGACGTCGCGGTCTTCGACCACGAGCGGCACTCCACCCTCACGGGGTACGCCGAGGACGTCCTGGACGTCTGCGGCGCCCTGGACCTGGAGGGCGTCACCTTCGTCGGCCACTCGGTCAGCTCGATGATCGGCGTCCTCGCGGCGGCGTCCGCACCGGAGCGCTTCTCCTCGCTGGTCCTCGTGGCACCCTCACCGCGCTACGTCGACGACCCGTCGACTGACTACGTGGGCGGCTTCTCCCTCGAAGACATCACCGAGCTGCTCGCATCGCTCGACAGCAACTACTACGCGTGGTCCGCGGCGATGGCCCCTGTGGTGATGGGAACCCCTGGAGCGCCCGAGCTGGGCGGTGAGCTCACCGAGAGCTTCCTGGGGACCCACCCGGACGCTGCGCACACCTTTGCCAGGGCCATCTTCCTGTCCGACACGCGTGCGGTGCTCCCCCGTGTCAGCGCTCCAGCGCTGGTCCTGCAGTGCCGGCACGACGCCCTGGCCCCCGAGCAGGTCGGGCGCAGCACCGCAGAGGCGCTGCCCGCCGGCGAGCTCGTGCACCTGGACGCCACCGGGCACTGCCCGCACATCAGCGCCCCGGCGGAGACCGCGGCCGCGGTCCACCGCTTCCTCGGAGCGCTCGAGGTCCGCCAGACCAGTGCGGCATGA